Proteins found in one Oncorhynchus gorbuscha isolate QuinsamMale2020 ecotype Even-year linkage group LG15, OgorEven_v1.0, whole genome shotgun sequence genomic segment:
- the LOC123997100 gene encoding transcription factor MafA-like: MSSPSLPMPSLPPSPLAMEYLNDFDLLKFEVKPDTPPLPPPCTFPKSSLPHDPSSSPGPYTSLSSSPYNSLPPSPTLSDAHPPPSASSSLSPSSSSSISFPLSISNSYTSGISSGSQGNVEGSPSHGGAQGPNPASLEDLIWLAALQQQFGGEAGVPASLLGGGPERGDRERGSVGSFLGCEDAVEALLNSAAAAVNSQFPVLSQSSSSNLGDSGSDSGGDISCANGTDMCHRPLLYLSSGPQLLPNTNPSSASYPQPQSPSDRLHHHHPHHNHHHHPHHPMHGHHHHHHHHHHLQCGGLDERFSDEQLVSLSVRELNRHLRGVSKDEVVRLKQKRRTLKNRGYAQSCRYKRLQHRHALESEKHILTQQLEQLQCELSRVLRERDAYKARYEKLVSTNDAPPTHANNPPSPPPDYFL, from the exons atgtcatctccctctctccccatgccctccctcccccccagTCCACTGGCGATGGAGTACCTCAATGACTTTGACCTCCTTAAGTTTGAGGTGAAGCCtgacactcctcctctccctcccccctgcaCATTCCCCAAGTCTAGCCTACCCCACGACCCCTCCAGTTCCCCTGGTCCCTACACCAGTCTCAGCTCTAGCCCATACAACTCCCTGCCCCCCTCTCCAACACTGAGCGATGCCCACCCACCTCCCTcagcctcttcctccctctccccttcctcctcctcctccatctccttccctctgtccatcTCAAACAGCTACACTTCTGGCATCAGTTCTGGATCTCAGGGGAACGTGGAGGGTAGCCCCTCCCATGGGGGTGCCCAGGGTCCTAACCCTGCCTCTTTGGAGGACCTGATCTGGCTCGCAGCGCTGCAGCAGCAGTTTGGAGGGGAGGCGGGTGTACCTGCTTCCCTGCTGGGAGGCGGGCCAGAgcggggagacagagaaagagggtcgGTCGGCAGCTTCCTGGGCTGTGAGGACGCTGTGGAGGCTCTACTGAACTCAGCTGCAGCAGCTGTTAACTCACAG TTCCCAGTGCTTTCCCAGAGTTCCAGCAGTAACCTGGGGGATTCGGGTAGTGACAGTGGAGGTGACATTTCCTGCGCCAATGGGACGGATATGTGTCATCgtccactcctctacctctcctctggcCCTCAATTGCTCCCCAACACCAACCCCTCTTCAGCATCCTACCCACAACCCCAGAGCCCCTCTGACCGACTTCATCACCATCATCcacatcataatcatcatcaccaCCCGCACCACCCCATGCAtggccatcatcatcatcatcatcatcatcatcacctccaA TGTGGTGGGCTGGATGAGCGTTTCTCAGACGAACAGCTGGTGAGCCTATCAGTGCGGGAGCTGAACAGACACCTGCGTGGCGTCAGTAAGGATGAGGTGGTGCGTCTCAAGCAGAAACGTCGTACGCTAAAGAATCGAGGCTATGCCCAGTCCTGTCGCTACAAACGCTTGCAGCACCGCCACGCACTGGAGTCCGAGAAACACATCCTCACACAACAg ttGGAACAGCTGCAGTGTGAGCTATCTCGGGTGCTGAGGGAGAGGGACGCCTACAAGGCTCGCTACGAAAAGCTTGTCAGCACAAACGATGCTCCACCTACCCACGCCAACAACCCCCCCTCACCACCACCTGACTACTTCCTCTGA